A single Populus nigra chromosome 13, ddPopNigr1.1, whole genome shotgun sequence DNA region contains:
- the LOC133671095 gene encoding transcription activator GLK1-like isoform X1, translating to MLAVSPFRNTATTKDESQEQMESYSTIVNGEFPDFCDGDLLESIDFDDLFVSINEKDVLPNLEMVPEILAEFSVSGSGGEESDVNTSMSNEKVEDNSIRRKDEEDKFSGSGLDSSLSSRGEEIVSKKDESVVVNPVPSEDGEKGRKPTTQGKNNNNQRKRKMKVDWTPELHRRFVQAVEQLGVDKAVPSRILELMGIDCLTRHNIASHLQKYRSHQKHLLAREAEAASWSQRRLMYGTAAASGGGGKTDISALHAPTMGFPPIIPMHHHFRPLHVWGHPSMDQSLMHMWPKHLAHSPYSPLPPPPTWNQPDPSYWHHHAHQRGPNVLNPGTPCYPQPPATRFHAPPVPGIPPHAMYKVDPGTGVPARHNSGPDPFLDFHPTKESVDAAIGDVLSKPWLPLPLGLKPPATDSVLVELQKQGVPKIPPT from the exons ATGCTAGCTGTGTCACCCTTCAGAAACACTGCAACCACCAAGGATGAGAGCCAAGAACAGATGGAGAGTTATTCTACTATTGTCAATGGCGAGTTCCCGGACTTCTGCGATGGGGACTTGCTCGAAAGCATCGATTTCGATGATCTTTTCGTCAGTATTAATGAAAAGGATGTGTTGCCAAATTTGGAGATGGTTCCCGAAATCCTTGCTGAATTCTCAGTTAGTGGTAGCGGAGGCGAGGAATCGGATGTAAACACATCTATGTCGAATGAGAAAGTGGAGGACAATAGTATTCGAAGGAAAGATGAGGAAGATAAGTTTTCAGGTTCAGGTTTGGACTCGAGTTTGAGTAGTAGAGGAGAGGAGATTGTGAGTAAGAAAGACGAGTCCGTGGTTGTTAATCCGGTGCCCAGCGAAGATGGTGAAAAGGGAAGAAAGCCAACAACACAAGGGAAGAACAACAATAATCAAAGGAAGAGGAAAATGAAG GTGGATTGGACACCAGAGCTGCACAGGAGGTTCGTGCAAGCAGTGGAGCAGCTAGGGGTGGATAAGGCAGTGCCTTCGAGGATTTTAGAACTTATGGGAATTGACTGTCTCACTCGCCATAATATTGCTAGCCATCTTCAA AAATATCGATCGCACCAGAAACATTTGCTAGCGCGTGAGGCCGAGGCAGCAAGCTGGAGTCAAAGACGGCTAATGTATGGAACCGCTGCCGCGTCTGGTGGAGGTGGAAAGACGGACATAAGTGCATTGCATGCACCCACCATGGGGTTCCCTCCTATAATCCCCATGCACCACCACTTCAGACCGTTACATGTATGGGGACATCCCTCCATGGACCAGTCCCTAATGCATATGTGGCCTAAACATCTAGCTCATTCTCCTTATTCACCGCTGCCGCCGCCACCTACATGGAACCAGCCAGACCCTTCATATTGGCACCACCACGCCCACCAAAGG GGTCCAAATGTACTAAACCCAGGGACACCATGCTATCCACAGCCACCAGCAACT AGATTTCATGCACCTCCTGTCCCAGGAATCCCACCTCATGCCATGTACAAAGTAGATCCCGGCACTGGCGTTCCAGCCAGACATAATTCAGGCCCCGACCCTTTCTTAGACTTTCATCCG ACAAAAGAGAGTGTCGATGCAGCTATTGGTGATGTTTTATCGAAGCCATGGCTGCCACTCCCTCTTGGACTGAAACCTCCAGCTACTGATAGTGTTCTAGTGGAGCTGCAAAAGCAAGGAGTTCCAAAGATACCACCAACGTGA
- the LOC133671095 gene encoding transcription activator GLK1-like isoform X2 — protein MLAVSPFRNTATTKDESQEQMESYSTIVNGEFPDFCDGDLLESIDFDDLFVSINEKDVLPNLEMVPEILAEFSVSGSGGEESDVNTSMSNEKVEDNSIRRKDEEDKFSGSGLDSSLSSRGEEIVSKKDESVVVNPVPSEDGEKGRKPTTQGKNNNNQRKRKMKVDWTPELHRRFVQAVEQLGVDKAVPSRILELMGIDCLTRHNIASHLQKYRSHQKHLLAREAEAASWSQRRLMYGTAAASGGGGKTDISALHAPTMGFPPIIPMHHHFRPLHVWGHPSMDQSLMHMWPKHLAHSPYSPLPPPPTWNQPDPSYWHHHAHQRRFHAPPVPGIPPHAMYKVDPGTGVPARHNSGPDPFLDFHPTKESVDAAIGDVLSKPWLPLPLGLKPPATDSVLVELQKQGVPKIPPT, from the exons ATGCTAGCTGTGTCACCCTTCAGAAACACTGCAACCACCAAGGATGAGAGCCAAGAACAGATGGAGAGTTATTCTACTATTGTCAATGGCGAGTTCCCGGACTTCTGCGATGGGGACTTGCTCGAAAGCATCGATTTCGATGATCTTTTCGTCAGTATTAATGAAAAGGATGTGTTGCCAAATTTGGAGATGGTTCCCGAAATCCTTGCTGAATTCTCAGTTAGTGGTAGCGGAGGCGAGGAATCGGATGTAAACACATCTATGTCGAATGAGAAAGTGGAGGACAATAGTATTCGAAGGAAAGATGAGGAAGATAAGTTTTCAGGTTCAGGTTTGGACTCGAGTTTGAGTAGTAGAGGAGAGGAGATTGTGAGTAAGAAAGACGAGTCCGTGGTTGTTAATCCGGTGCCCAGCGAAGATGGTGAAAAGGGAAGAAAGCCAACAACACAAGGGAAGAACAACAATAATCAAAGGAAGAGGAAAATGAAG GTGGATTGGACACCAGAGCTGCACAGGAGGTTCGTGCAAGCAGTGGAGCAGCTAGGGGTGGATAAGGCAGTGCCTTCGAGGATTTTAGAACTTATGGGAATTGACTGTCTCACTCGCCATAATATTGCTAGCCATCTTCAA AAATATCGATCGCACCAGAAACATTTGCTAGCGCGTGAGGCCGAGGCAGCAAGCTGGAGTCAAAGACGGCTAATGTATGGAACCGCTGCCGCGTCTGGTGGAGGTGGAAAGACGGACATAAGTGCATTGCATGCACCCACCATGGGGTTCCCTCCTATAATCCCCATGCACCACCACTTCAGACCGTTACATGTATGGGGACATCCCTCCATGGACCAGTCCCTAATGCATATGTGGCCTAAACATCTAGCTCATTCTCCTTATTCACCGCTGCCGCCGCCACCTACATGGAACCAGCCAGACCCTTCATATTGGCACCACCACGCCCACCAAAGG AGATTTCATGCACCTCCTGTCCCAGGAATCCCACCTCATGCCATGTACAAAGTAGATCCCGGCACTGGCGTTCCAGCCAGACATAATTCAGGCCCCGACCCTTTCTTAGACTTTCATCCG ACAAAAGAGAGTGTCGATGCAGCTATTGGTGATGTTTTATCGAAGCCATGGCTGCCACTCCCTCTTGGACTGAAACCTCCAGCTACTGATAGTGTTCTAGTGGAGCTGCAAAAGCAAGGAGTTCCAAAGATACCACCAACGTGA